A window of the Arachis duranensis cultivar V14167 chromosome 5, aradu.V14167.gnm2.J7QH, whole genome shotgun sequence genome harbors these coding sequences:
- the LOC107491091 gene encoding uncharacterized protein LOC107491091 — protein MAQPSEPLRRRNNHHHRDNHICNFLQSTASNLLSLFNSNSSSSNLSPPTLPQPLSSKISLPLPLPLQFAPLLPAQSSSTSAESTRPDSPFPSAAKSLRVAGLSKDGKGGGGPAFVGQVFSMCDLSGTGLMAVSTHFDIPFISKRTPEWLKKIFAAITKSERNGPVFRFFIDLGDAVSYVKKLNIPSGVVGACRLDLAYEHFKEKPHLFQFVPNEKQVKAANKLLKTIAQDGVGKKVDGVPVFSAQNLDIAIATKDGIKWYTPYFFDKGVLDNILEEAVDQHFHTLIQTRHLQRRRDVVDDNLAAEVIEEMNDSLGDPPEVQEVLDEMGHPSIPLSVISKAAELQFHYTVDKVILGNRWLRKATGIQPKFPYMVDSFERRSEASLLRISDSSSCLDNSKGEDDRKHSECIDSSCFNLDDNNSTIEDSHPKFRLPFGGWFPQKQQEKVKSSRKGLHKEDSRLSPFLPKVTMIGLSTEEASQMSKASLKKQMENLTKELEKSELDNVIGSGSSEGNVEDRDPLFVANVGDYYSGIARKGPGRWIRGGTN, from the exons ATGGCTCAGCCGTCAGAACCTCTCCGCCGCcgcaacaaccaccaccaccgtGACAACCACATCTGCAACTTCCTTCAATCAACAGCTTCCaacctcctctctctcttcaacagcaacagcagcagcagcaacctTTCTCCTCCAACCCTTCCACAACCACTCTCCTCCAAAATCTCTCTCCCTCTACCACTCCCTCTCCAATTCGCACCGCTACTCCCCGCGCAATCATCATCCACCTCGGCCGAGTCAACTCGCCCCGACTCACCATTCCCCTCCGCCGCCAAATCGCTGCGCGTGGCCGGACTCAGCAAGGATGGCAAGGGTGGCGGCGGCCCTGCCTTCGTCGGTCAGGTATTCAGCATGTGTGACCTCTCTGGGACTGGCCTCATGGCAGTTTCCACTCACTTCGATATTCCCTTCATCTCTAAAAG AACACCTGAGTGGctgaaaaaaatatttgcagCAATCACCAAGAGTGAGAGGAATGGCCCTGTATTCCGCTTTTTTATTGATCTAGGAGATGCAG TTTCATATGTCAAAAAACTGAATATTCCAAGTGGTGTGGTGGGAGCCTGTCGTCTTGATCTAGCATATGAACATTTCAAG GAAAAACCACACTTGTTCCAATTTGTACCAAATGAGAAGCAG GTCAAGGCAGCTAACAAGCTTTTGAAGACAATTGCACAAGATGGTGTTGGAAAAAAGGTCGATGGGGTGCCTGTGTTTAGTGCCCAGAACTTAGACATTGCAATTGCAACTAAAGATGGAATTAAATG GTATACTCCCTACTTTTTTGATAAAGGCGTGCTTGATAACATTCTTGAAGAAGCTGTTGATCAACATTTCCATACATTAATCCAAACTCGACACTTGCAGCGACGGCGAGATGTGGTTGATGACAACCTAGCAGCAGAAGTGATTGAGGAAATGAATGACAGTTTAGGGGATCCTCCAGAG GTTCAGGAAGTCCTAGATGAAATGGGCCATCCAAGTATACCACTAAGTGTTATTTCAAAAGCTGCAGAACTCCAGTTCCATTATACTGTTGACAAGGTAATCCTGGGTAATAGGTGGTTGCGGAAAGCAACAGGCATACAACCAAAATTTCCCTATATGGTCGACTCGTTTGAGAGAAG AAGTGAAGCTTCTTTGCTGAGGATTTCAGATTCAAGCAGCTGTCTTGATAACTCTAAAGGGGAAGATGATAGGAAACATTCTGAATGCATTGACTCCTCTTGTTTCAATTTGGATGATAACAATTCTACAATCGAAGACTCTCATCCCAAATTTAGGCTACCTTTTGGTGGTTGGTTTCCCCAAAAACAGCAGGAAAAAGTAAAATCCTCGAGAAAAGGGTTACACAAAGAAGATTCAAGACTGAGTCCCTTCCTTCCAAAAGTAACAATGATTGGTCTATCTACAGAGGAAGCAAGCCAGATGAGCAAAGCTAGTTTGAAGAAGCAAATGGAGAATTTAACAAAAGAGTTGGAGAAGTCAGAGTTAGATAATGTGATTGGTAGTGGTAGCAGTGAGGGCAATGTAGAAGATAGAGATCCACTTTTTGTAGCAAACGTTGGTGATTATTATTCTGGTATTGCAAGAAAAGGACCTGGTCGCTGGATACGTGGAGGAACCAACTAA
- the LOC107490843 gene encoding probable WRKY transcription factor 27, translating into MSNEEDWDLFAIVRSCKAANNTAQTPQDTTKTSSNSIMSTSSTTCLATTTITAEQNDGPFSSNNFVQPRTNGFQELEQLLNTFNPTITTTTTTTSAHGINSNNPPTFPDFTAPPSTLGASTSGFDDRFHHHQQHQQKQHNLLQVQVPQTSTTTSLTLLPSSESQSQSQTQTPRSRKRKSQQKKMVCHVTADNLSSDLWAWRKYGQKPIKGSPYPRNYYRCSSCKGCVARKQVERSLSDPTMFVVTYTGEHKHAKPAHRNSLAGSTRKPSTPRLAETQENNDTKNPNNNNKNNSPDEKAQNSIKYLIGGV; encoded by the exons ATGAGTAATGAGGAGGATTGGGATCTCTTTGCCATAGTTAGAAGCTGCAAAGCTGCAAACAACACTGCACAAACTCCACAAGACACAACAAAAACTAGTAGTAATAGCATCATGTCTACTTCTTCTACAACTTGCTTGGCCACTACTACTATCACTGCAGAACAAAATGATGGTccattttcttctaacaatttTGTGCAGCCCAGGACCAATGGTTTCCAAGAGTTAGAACAATTGCTCAATACCTTTAACcccaccatcaccaccaccaccactaccactAGTGCCCATGGCATCAATTCTAATAATCCTCCCACTTTTCCTGATTTCACAGCACCGCCATCCACCCTTGGAGCCTCCACTTCTGGTTTTGATGATAGattccaccaccaccaacaacatcaacaaaagCAGCATAATCTACTACAGGTTCAAGTTCCCCAAACTAGTACAACTACTTCTCTGACTTTATTACCAAGCTCAGAATCACAATCACAATCACAAACGCAAACACCCAGATCAAGAAAAAG AAAAAGCCAACAGAAAAAAATGGTATGCCATGTAACCGCAGATAACCTCTCATCAGATTTGTGGGCATGGCGTAAATATGGCCAAAAACCCATCAAGGGTTCCCCATATCCAAG AAACTATTACAGATGCAGCAGCTGCAAAGGTTGTGTAGCAAGAAAGCAAGTAGAGCGAAGCTTATCAGACCCCACCATGTTTGTTGTAACTTACACCGGAGAACACAAGCACGCTAAACCGGCTCACCGGAACTCACTCGCCGGAAGCACCCGGAAACCATCCACGCCTCGTTTAGCTGAGACCCAAGAAAATAATGATACTAAGAatcctaataataataacaaaaataatagtcCTGATGAGAAGGCTCAGAATAGCA TTAAGTATTTGATTGGGGGTGTGTGA